From the Desulfosarcina sp. BuS5 genome, one window contains:
- the qrcC gene encoding menaquinone reductase iron-sulfur cluster-binding subunit QrcC, with protein sequence MSKDLKHVKTKKYGMVIDLDKCTGCASCMVACMSENNVPFKKDESNKLDSITWMRVYKLTNNKPFPEADECYLPRPCMHCEGQHGHSPCVSVCPATATDYNMDTGIVSQIYTRCFGCRYCMAACPYHARYFNWWDPVWPADMTKYLNPNVSTRMRGVVEKCSFCFHRYQAATDKAYAEGRRELEEDEYQTACTQACPAGAITFGDLNNPDHKVHKLVEPDSHHGGRPKNPKAFRLLERLGTNPKVYYLSSREWVRKAGDNYINNETKKYHS encoded by the coding sequence ATGAGTAAAGATCTCAAACATGTAAAAACAAAAAAATATGGGATGGTAATTGATCTCGATAAATGTACCGGCTGCGCTTCCTGTATGGTGGCCTGCATGTCGGAAAATAATGTTCCTTTTAAAAAAGACGAATCCAATAAACTTGATTCCATAACCTGGATGAGGGTTTATAAATTAACAAACAACAAACCTTTTCCGGAAGCGGATGAATGTTATCTCCCAAGGCCCTGCATGCATTGTGAAGGGCAGCACGGCCATTCCCCGTGCGTATCGGTCTGCCCTGCAACCGCAACCGATTATAATATGGATACCGGAATTGTAAGCCAGATATATACAAGGTGTTTTGGATGCAGGTACTGTATGGCGGCATGCCCCTACCATGCCAGATATTTTAACTGGTGGGATCCGGTATGGCCTGCTGATATGACAAAATATCTGAACCCGAATGTTTCTACGCGGATGAGAGGAGTTGTGGAAAAATGCAGCTTCTGTTTTCATAGGTACCAGGCGGCAACGGATAAGGCCTATGCTGAAGGAAGGCGCGAGCTCGAAGAGGATGAATATCAAACCGCATGCACCCAGGCCTGCCCGGCAGGTGCCATTACGTTCGGTGATTTGAACAATCCGGATCATAAGGTTCATAAACTGGTTGAACCTGACTCTCATCACGGCGGACGTCCCAAAAATCCAAAAGCATTCAGGCTGCTTGAAAGACTCGGCACAAACCCCAAAGTATACTATCTTTCCAGCAGGGAATGGGTCAGAAAAGCCGGGGACAATTATATTAACAATGAAACAAAAAAATATCACAGTTAG
- the qrcD gene encoding menaquinone reductase integral membrane subunit QrcD, with amino-acid sequence MDSALIPTGVKRCSTGKFAFWLFIGLIVLLWGVYAMLLCWFKGLNQTNMNDSYGFALWIWADLAVIAIGGGAFFTGLLRYVFGLDELKNILNYAVLIGFICYSSALLILAIDVGQPLRAWFIFWHANVHSMLTEVAFCLSCYFAVLTIEYIPLILENRQVDKVPFFHYLGHNMHSAMAVFAATGAFLSFFHQGSLGGVAGVLYGRPFAYREGIAIWPWTFFLFTWSAAAYGPCFTLFITRITEIVSKKKLVKQNVIDLLAKISGWMIASYIIVKIIDTLYWALVTAPAKGFNVSFFYSNNAFYGYWILFLEIIICGILPAAILLTKKGRDNPKILMTALILGVLGPCVNRWVMVLQVMAVPVLSFENWVLYYPSWQEVATTILPVAYGFLLILVSYRYLPIFPQETELNPIVETEMKSETETEETIEPAGDQALSPATA; translated from the coding sequence ATGGATTCTGCGTTAATACCCACCGGAGTCAAGCGATGTTCAACAGGTAAGTTTGCCTTTTGGCTCTTTATCGGTTTGATTGTGCTTTTGTGGGGCGTTTATGCCATGCTGCTATGCTGGTTTAAAGGGCTTAACCAAACAAATATGAATGATTCCTATGGATTTGCCTTATGGATCTGGGCTGATCTTGCTGTAATTGCCATAGGCGGCGGCGCTTTTTTTACCGGATTATTAAGGTATGTTTTCGGGCTGGATGAATTGAAAAATATTCTCAATTATGCCGTCCTGATAGGTTTTATCTGTTACAGTTCCGCTTTGCTGATTCTTGCCATAGATGTAGGACAACCATTAAGAGCATGGTTTATTTTCTGGCATGCAAATGTTCATTCCATGCTTACGGAAGTAGCTTTTTGTCTTTCATGCTACTTTGCAGTGCTTACCATAGAATATATTCCGCTTATCCTGGAAAATCGACAGGTAGATAAAGTTCCTTTTTTCCATTATCTGGGTCACAACATGCATTCAGCAATGGCAGTCTTTGCCGCCACAGGCGCCTTTCTCTCCTTTTTTCATCAGGGATCACTCGGCGGCGTTGCCGGAGTTCTTTATGGCCGACCATTCGCTTACAGGGAGGGCATTGCAATCTGGCCCTGGACTTTTTTCCTCTTTACCTGGTCAGCCGCTGCATATGGTCCATGTTTTACGCTGTTTATTACACGAATAACCGAAATAGTATCAAAAAAGAAGCTTGTTAAACAGAATGTAATCGATCTTCTGGCTAAAATTTCAGGATGGATGATAGCTTCATACATAATCGTCAAAATTATCGATACCCTTTACTGGGCACTTGTTACAGCACCGGCCAAAGGATTTAATGTATCATTCTTCTATTCCAACAATGCTTTTTATGGATATTGGATACTTTTTCTTGAAATTATTATCTGCGGTATTTTGCCGGCTGCTATACTGCTGACCAAAAAAGGGAGAGACAACCCCAAAATATTGATGACGGCATTAATCCTGGGGGTATTAGGACCATGCGTTAACAGATGGGTAATGGTACTACAGGTTATGGCAGTCCCTGTACTCTCTTTTGAAAATTGGGTACTTTATTATCCCAGCTGGCAGGAAGTTGCGACAACAATTCTGCCTGTGGCATACGGTTTTCTGTTAATTCTGGTATCATATCGCTATCTTCCGATATTTCCACAGGAAACGGAACTTAATCCCATAGTGGAAACTGAGATGAAATCTGAAACAGAAACCGAAGAAACAATAGAGCCTGCCGGGGATCAGGCATTAAGTCCAGCAACGGCATAA
- a CDS encoding cupin domain-containing protein, with amino-acid sequence MKIKNYSDVSPTLFDDEPAKGVKARVLIGNADGAENFCMRIFEIDKNGYTPRHSHDWEHEVFIPSGSGQLYSEGEWVPVKSGQAVFIPGNEEHQFKNTGDEPFIMICLVPSSAPEL; translated from the coding sequence ATGAAAATTAAGAATTATTCTGATGTCAGTCCGACATTATTTGATGATGAGCCTGCAAAAGGTGTTAAGGCTCGTGTGCTCATAGGAAATGCCGACGGCGCTGAAAATTTTTGCATGCGTATTTTTGAAATTGATAAAAACGGGTATACTCCGCGGCATTCACATGACTGGGAACACGAAGTCTTTATCCCTTCAGGCAGTGGACAGCTTTATAGCGAAGGTGAGTGGGTACCTGTGAAATCAGGACAAGCTGTTTTTATACCCGGCAACGAGGAACATCAATTTAAAAATACAGGCGATGAGCCTTTCATAATGATCTGTCTGGTTCCGTCCAGCGCCCCGGAATTATGA
- a CDS encoding biotin--[acetyl-CoA-carboxylase] ligase: MKNTQNPKTVLQILKDADTRLSGEKIAQELNISRAAVWKRIEKLRDEGFKIDAQPRSGYSLTSSPDALIPEEIESEIDQESMFSGNIIYYKTIDSTNLIAKKMAGDGAVEGTIVIAEEQTKGRGRLNRQWISPPNKNILFSIIFRPQILLAQLFSLTMLTSLSVVKAITKSSGLKPMIKWPNDIYINRLKAGGILTEFDGEQDRINFVVVGIGLNVNFDPSLSDDIQNGATSLSRELGKKISRVKLLREILKEIDKYYDLIKIDKIYQIHKEWNSYSLITGEPVRITSFNSTEDGVAESVDADGCLIFRDLNGKRKKIVFGDVSLRVVE; encoded by the coding sequence ATGAAGAATACTCAGAATCCAAAAACTGTGCTGCAAATCCTGAAAGATGCGGATACCCGCCTTTCCGGAGAAAAAATAGCGCAAGAGTTAAATATTTCCAGGGCAGCGGTCTGGAAAAGGATTGAGAAGCTAAGAGACGAAGGCTTTAAAATAGATGCCCAGCCTAGATCGGGATATAGCCTGACATCATCCCCCGACGCGCTGATTCCCGAAGAGATCGAAAGCGAAATTGATCAAGAATCAATGTTCTCCGGGAATATTATCTACTACAAGACAATCGATTCGACCAATCTTATCGCAAAAAAAATGGCTGGGGACGGAGCAGTTGAAGGAACAATTGTTATCGCTGAAGAACAGACCAAGGGCCGTGGCAGGTTGAACAGACAATGGATTTCGCCGCCAAATAAAAACATTCTTTTTTCGATAATATTCCGCCCCCAAATTCTCCTGGCGCAGCTTTTTTCTTTGACCATGCTGACATCCTTATCTGTAGTCAAGGCCATTACAAAGTCATCCGGACTTAAGCCAATGATAAAATGGCCGAATGATATTTATATCAACAGGTTAAAGGCAGGGGGAATACTTACGGAATTTGACGGGGAACAGGATCGAATTAATTTTGTAGTTGTGGGTATAGGATTAAATGTTAATTTTGATCCGTCTTTATCAGACGATATTCAAAATGGCGCAACGAGTCTTTCAAGAGAGCTTGGGAAAAAAATTTCAAGGGTGAAACTGCTCCGTGAAATTTTAAAAGAGATAGACAAGTATTATGATTTAATTAAAATCGATAAAATATATCAAATACATAAAGAATGGAACAGCTATTCCCTTATAACCGGCGAGCCTGTAAGAATAACATCATTCAACTCAACCGAGGATGGCGTGGCTGAATCCGTGGATGCTGACGGCTGTCTTATTTTCAGAGATCTGAACGGAAAAAGAAAGAAGATAGTATTCGGGGATGTATCATTAAGGGTTGTTGAATAA
- a CDS encoding type II toxin-antitoxin system VapC family toxin, translated as MERSFLIDTDVLIDFFRGYNKAVSFVNRYSSRIILSSIGVAEVYAGAKEGAEQTLLENFVSLFRVVPVTAEIAKAGGFYKRDYGKSHGIGLADAIIAATSEAEDAELKTLNIKYYPMIKGLTPAYKK; from the coding sequence ATGGAGAGATCATTTCTCATCGACACAGATGTTTTAATTGATTTTTTCCGAGGTTACAACAAGGCGGTGAGTTTTGTAAACAGGTACTCATCACGAATTATCCTTTCGTCCATCGGTGTTGCAGAGGTGTATGCTGGAGCTAAAGAAGGAGCAGAACAAACTTTATTGGAGAATTTCGTTTCGCTTTTTCGTGTTGTACCTGTAACTGCTGAAATTGCAAAGGCTGGAGGATTCTACAAGCGTGATTATGGAAAATCTCATGGCATTGGGCTTGCAGATGCAATAATAGCCGCTACATCTGAAGCCGAGGATGCAGAGTTGAAGACCCTAAATATTAAGTATTACCCAATGATAAAGGGTCTAACACCTGCTTACAAAAAGTAG
- a CDS encoding type I polyketide synthase, with product MQHNKPVAIIGMGCLFPKAASLKDYWRLIFNGIDGISDVPETHWSPADFFDANPEKPDHTYCKRGGFLPKIPFDPMEFGIPPSSLEATDTSQLLGLVAAKMALDDSGYGKGREFNREKTSVILGVTGTQELVIPLGARLGFPKWRAALENSGIPPEKADEVISRISDSYVAWQENSFPGLLGNVVAGRISNRLDLGGTNCVVDAACASSMGAINLAVMELQSGRSDMAVTGGVDTLNDIFMHMCFSKTMTLSSTGDARPFSKHADGTVLGEGIGIMILKRLEDAEKDNDRIYAVIKSIGSSSDGKSQSIYAPRPEGQEKALEMAYELAGVKPSSIELIEAHGTGTKVGDEAEFKALSKVFSLSSGNGHKCALGSIKSMIGHTKAASGAAGIIKAALSLYGKTLPPTLKADEPDPELDFGSTPFYLNSKKRPWLSKDGHPRRSGISAFGFGGSNFHLVLEEYKKKKEVVTWDGSVDILAISASSIQELSGLLDDFKDSLDHDMPLADIMAKTASARDRFSNKAKHRLLITLEIPVEFDDYLPMISDRIETAKKQLRSGMDKDFWSFENFFYGSGESKGGTAFLFPGQGSQYPGMGADIVCTFPDAMDALYSADKAFGKNGGVSDFIYPYNSTNGQAGTDHGKILGKTDIAQPAIGAVSFAMLRALQYFGLKPDVTAGHSFGELTALLAAGRIDMETFFSLSVARGSLMAKAGNNKDGDSGAMLAVQAPLEELDILIKDNADIVLANRNNMNQGVLSGATEAIDKIGKVCREKGYRSIKLDVSAGFHSSRVADAVEPFMGIVNDIDLIPAKIPVFSNTTGGRYPSDSKKAKELLGRHIGFPVDFISNIKNMYAEGIRNFIEIGPQTVLTGLVKSILEGREFNALAMDMSSGKKSGIADLARVLCNLAASGLNMDLTKWEHVSVSNKKQLMNIPLTGANYIESKGNNRANRVKEKKKAALHAAPRKAVIDDAPLDSITKDMPKPSIISGSGDIVKRDIKDNSIKTDSISGAFLVVQEGLKSMQALQLKTAETHEKFLETQAEASRTLQKMMESTGRLVEASAGLSPAPACSDNVSSARNGDSFICADANVKRVADKKPEQENTDAVNAEKSTPPNEARKDFNDKDTGSVVDRDIEENLLNVVTLLTGYPSEMLGLEMDIESDLGIDSIKRVEIFSTLEEKLPDLPAVSPEKMAGLKTLGQIVDYLSRKETSDVESDINYAGATGLAHNEIKNHLLSVVTDLTGYPSEMLGLEMDIESDLGIDSIKRVEIFSTLEEKLPDLPAVSPEKMAGLKTLGQIADYLAQDIKPGDSEDIIPVGADPVPHVANSDRSRKNNVKRRVVSVVEQKLEDRKRLSIPSGRKIYITDSKTGLAEIIADEFAKHGIKAVILSKVNPPEFSELQSAAGLVLLHDEGMKGVNRSSRQDDGFLKDAFLLSKSFARHLLDSADKGGALFASVTSMDGAFGFRGKTVFNPLYGGLAGLIKTAAIEWEGVNCRAMDLEPGWTDLKDIAGKIVLELLNCASSSSSVEIGIAPASRVVLELEPSESDSAVEIRSDINSNDVILITGGAKGVTAASALALAEYAQPTLVLLGRSPEPESEPVWLASIDNEADMKKAILEHEQALAGNEKGILTPSMLEKKYRKYISNREICGNLEKIKRTGARVSYYSVDVRNQDEVKAVYDKVIFEYGPATGIIHGAGVLEDRLIIDKTGEQFEKVFDTKVKGLNALLEAVKNNDLKFIVIFSSITARSGNIGQADYAVANEVLNKMAQQESLARPECRTVSINWGPWDGGMVTEALKREFAGKGIALIPVDKGAEKMIRELSLDPDSHAEVVIGADFIPEQDNSDDMEELSLTFKQEVDVQKFPVLQSHMLDGKAVVPFALMAEWFGHGALHANPGLFLHGLDDMRLLNGIKLENDTKMIRLMTGSLHKNGTMFELDVELKDGIKENGKDLVHSRARAILTSGSVHPPVYVKPERNGERDYNRTIDDVYEQVLFHGEKLHGIKKIVSISSSGIVAEVASAPAPSDWMIKPLRSRWIADPLVLDSAFQVATLWCYEEQGVVSLPSYAASYRQYRKSFPSDDVTVILKVNDVTGRKMTGDFTFIDSKEEVIATLTGYESIMDVSLYKSFKPQYASGK from the coding sequence ATGCAACACAACAAGCCTGTGGCTATTATAGGCATGGGGTGTCTATTCCCCAAAGCCGCTTCATTGAAGGATTATTGGCGTTTGATCTTTAACGGTATTGACGGGATTTCCGATGTCCCGGAGACACACTGGTCTCCTGCTGATTTTTTTGATGCGAATCCAGAGAAGCCGGATCATACATACTGCAAACGGGGTGGGTTTTTACCGAAAATTCCTTTTGATCCTATGGAATTCGGCATTCCCCCATCATCCCTGGAAGCAACGGATACTTCACAGCTCCTGGGGCTGGTGGCCGCAAAAATGGCGCTTGATGATTCCGGTTATGGCAAAGGCCGCGAGTTTAACCGGGAGAAGACCAGTGTGATTCTTGGTGTAACCGGTACCCAGGAGCTTGTTATTCCCCTGGGGGCTAGACTCGGATTTCCAAAATGGCGCGCTGCTTTAGAAAATTCAGGGATTCCCCCGGAAAAGGCTGATGAGGTAATAAGCAGGATTTCAGACTCCTATGTGGCGTGGCAGGAAAATTCTTTTCCTGGTCTGCTGGGAAATGTTGTGGCCGGCAGAATCAGCAACCGCCTGGATCTGGGCGGAACAAACTGTGTTGTAGATGCTGCCTGCGCAAGCTCAATGGGCGCCATCAATCTTGCCGTCATGGAGCTTCAGTCCGGCAGGAGCGATATGGCCGTGACAGGCGGTGTGGACACATTAAACGATATATTTATGCACATGTGTTTTTCCAAAACCATGACATTGTCATCTACCGGTGATGCCAGACCTTTTTCCAAACACGCGGACGGCACTGTCCTGGGCGAAGGCATAGGTATCATGATTCTGAAAAGACTTGAAGATGCGGAGAAAGATAATGACAGAATATATGCTGTTATCAAATCGATAGGTTCCTCAAGTGACGGCAAATCCCAGAGTATATATGCTCCCAGGCCTGAAGGACAGGAAAAAGCCCTGGAAATGGCTTATGAGCTTGCCGGCGTAAAACCCTCCAGTATTGAACTGATAGAGGCGCATGGAACCGGAACCAAGGTGGGGGATGAGGCTGAATTCAAGGCTCTTTCCAAGGTGTTTTCGTTGTCGTCCGGGAACGGGCACAAGTGCGCATTAGGTTCGATAAAATCGATGATAGGTCATACCAAGGCTGCTTCCGGTGCGGCAGGAATAATAAAAGCGGCTCTTTCTCTTTACGGCAAGACACTGCCGCCCACTTTAAAAGCGGATGAACCCGATCCGGAACTTGATTTTGGCAGTACACCTTTTTACCTGAACAGCAAGAAAAGGCCCTGGCTTTCTAAAGATGGGCACCCCAGGAGAAGCGGAATCAGTGCTTTTGGATTCGGAGGCAGCAACTTTCATCTGGTTCTCGAAGAGTATAAGAAAAAAAAAGAGGTGGTTACCTGGGATGGTTCAGTCGATATATTAGCAATCTCCGCTTCTTCCATTCAAGAGCTGTCCGGCCTGCTGGATGACTTTAAGGATTCTCTTGATCATGACATGCCATTGGCTGACATAATGGCAAAAACAGCTTCTGCAAGAGACAGGTTTTCAAACAAAGCTAAGCACCGTCTTTTGATTACGCTTGAGATACCGGTGGAATTTGACGATTATCTTCCAATGATATCCGACAGGATTGAGACTGCCAAAAAGCAGTTGCGGTCCGGTATGGACAAAGATTTTTGGAGCTTTGAGAATTTTTTTTACGGGAGCGGGGAAAGTAAAGGCGGAACCGCGTTTCTGTTTCCGGGGCAGGGGAGTCAATATCCCGGCATGGGCGCAGATATTGTCTGCACATTTCCTGATGCCATGGATGCCCTTTATTCAGCGGATAAAGCGTTTGGCAAAAATGGCGGAGTCAGTGATTTTATATATCCTTATAACTCGACAAACGGTCAGGCAGGGACAGATCACGGCAAAATTCTCGGGAAAACCGATATTGCGCAGCCGGCCATAGGCGCTGTCAGCTTTGCCATGCTTAGGGCTTTGCAATATTTCGGTTTAAAACCTGATGTAACTGCCGGCCACAGCTTTGGAGAATTGACCGCGTTGCTGGCAGCAGGCCGGATCGATATGGAAACCTTTTTTTCCCTGTCTGTAGCCAGGGGCTCTTTAATGGCCAAAGCCGGAAACAATAAAGACGGGGATAGCGGAGCAATGCTGGCAGTGCAGGCGCCGCTGGAAGAACTTGATATATTAATAAAGGATAATGCTGATATTGTTCTGGCCAACAGGAACAATATGAATCAGGGAGTCTTGTCCGGGGCCACGGAAGCTATAGATAAAATCGGCAAAGTATGCCGGGAAAAAGGGTACCGATCTATAAAGCTTGACGTGTCAGCCGGGTTTCACAGCAGCCGGGTTGCCGATGCAGTTGAGCCCTTTATGGGGATTGTGAATGATATTGACTTAATACCTGCGAAGATACCTGTCTTTTCCAATACAACGGGCGGCCGTTATCCCTCTGATTCTAAAAAAGCAAAGGAACTATTAGGCCGCCATATAGGTTTCCCCGTCGATTTTATCAGTAATATCAAAAATATGTACGCTGAAGGTATTCGTAATTTCATAGAAATCGGTCCCCAAACCGTACTTACCGGTCTTGTTAAATCGATACTTGAAGGCCGTGAATTTAACGCCCTTGCCATGGATATGTCATCCGGGAAGAAGTCTGGAATTGCAGATCTGGCGCGGGTTCTCTGTAATCTTGCAGCTTCCGGATTAAATATGGATTTGACAAAATGGGAACATGTTTCAGTTTCAAATAAAAAACAGTTAATGAACATACCGCTGACAGGGGCCAACTATATTGAAAGTAAAGGTAATAACAGAGCGAATAGAGTCAAAGAAAAAAAGAAGGCCGCTCTTCATGCAGCGCCCCGGAAAGCTGTAATTGACGATGCGCCCCTTGACAGCATCACCAAAGATATGCCTAAGCCTTCTATAATTTCCGGGAGTGGAGATATTGTGAAAAGAGATATTAAGGATAATAGCATAAAAACAGATTCAATATCCGGGGCTTTTCTTGTTGTTCAGGAAGGCCTGAAGTCTATGCAGGCCTTGCAGCTTAAAACCGCTGAAACACACGAAAAATTTCTGGAAACACAGGCCGAGGCGAGCCGTACTTTGCAGAAAATGATGGAGAGCACCGGGCGGCTTGTCGAAGCCTCAGCCGGTTTAAGTCCCGCACCGGCATGTAGTGATAATGTTTCTTCGGCAAGGAATGGGGATTCGTTTATATGCGCTGATGCTAATGTTAAAAGGGTTGCCGACAAAAAACCGGAGCAGGAAAATACGGACGCAGTTAATGCTGAAAAATCAACTCCCCCAAATGAAGCCCGGAAAGATTTCAATGATAAAGATACCGGATCTGTAGTAGATAGGGATATAGAGGAGAATCTGCTCAATGTAGTCACACTGCTCACCGGTTATCCTTCAGAGATGCTGGGGCTGGAAATGGATATAGAATCCGACCTTGGAATAGATTCAATCAAGCGGGTGGAGATATTCTCTACGTTGGAAGAAAAGCTGCCTGATCTTCCGGCTGTATCTCCTGAAAAGATGGCCGGCTTAAAGACCCTGGGGCAAATTGTTGATTATCTTTCCCGGAAAGAGACTTCAGATGTTGAATCAGATATCAATTATGCCGGAGCAACCGGTCTGGCGCATAATGAAATCAAAAATCATCTTTTGAGTGTAGTTACCGACCTCACCGGGTACCCTTCAGAGATGCTGGGATTGGAAATGGATATAGAGTCCGACCTTGGAATAGATTCAATAAAGCGGGTGGAGATATTCTCTACATTGGAAGAAAAGCTGCCCGATCTTCCGGCTGTATCTCCTGAAAAGATGGCCGGCTTAAAGACTTTGGGGCAGATAGCAGATTACCTGGCTCAAGATATTAAACCTGGTGATTCGGAAGATATTATTCCTGTTGGCGCTGATCCTGTTCCTCATGTCGCGAACTCCGACAGAAGCAGAAAAAATAATGTCAAAAGGAGGGTAGTCTCTGTTGTTGAACAGAAGCTTGAAGATAGAAAGAGACTCTCCATACCGTCCGGAAGAAAAATTTATATTACAGACAGCAAAACCGGACTCGCGGAAATAATCGCAGATGAGTTTGCTAAGCATGGCATCAAAGCAGTAATTCTTTCAAAAGTAAATCCTCCCGAATTTTCGGAACTGCAATCCGCGGCCGGTCTTGTTTTGCTCCATGATGAAGGTATGAAAGGTGTGAACAGATCATCCCGGCAGGATGACGGTTTTCTTAAGGATGCTTTTTTACTGTCCAAAAGTTTTGCCAGGCATCTGCTGGATTCGGCAGATAAAGGCGGAGCCTTGTTCGCATCTGTTACTTCCATGGACGGAGCCTTCGGCTTCAGGGGGAAAACGGTTTTCAACCCTCTTTACGGAGGGCTGGCCGGTCTTATAAAAACAGCCGCCATTGAATGGGAAGGAGTTAACTGCCGGGCCATGGATCTTGAACCAGGTTGGACTGATTTAAAAGATATAGCCGGAAAAATAGTCCTTGAACTTTTAAATTGTGCCTCCTCCTCATCCTCCGTGGAAATCGGTATAGCTCCGGCTTCAAGAGTAGTGCTTGAGCTGGAACCGTCTGAGTCTGATTCAGCCGTTGAAATCAGATCGGATATCAATAGTAATGATGTCATACTAATAACAGGAGGCGCAAAAGGTGTAACTGCAGCATCTGCTCTTGCTCTTGCGGAATATGCACAACCGACCCTTGTGCTTCTTGGCCGTTCGCCTGAACCTGAATCTGAACCTGTTTGGCTTGCCTCTATTGATAATGAGGCTGATATGAAAAAAGCGATCCTGGAGCATGAGCAGGCTTTGGCCGGGAATGAAAAGGGGATCTTGACGCCTTCCATGCTTGAGAAGAAATACAGGAAGTATATTTCGAATCGGGAGATTTGCGGGAACCTTGAAAAAATAAAAAGAACAGGGGCGCGTGTATCATATTATTCTGTTGATGTTCGCAATCAAGACGAGGTTAAAGCTGTTTATGATAAAGTCATCTTCGAGTATGGCCCTGCAACTGGTATTATTCACGGGGCCGGAGTTCTTGAAGATCGGTTGATAATAGACAAAACAGGGGAGCAGTTTGAAAAAGTTTTCGATACCAAGGTAAAAGGATTAAACGCGTTGCTGGAAGCTGTAAAAAATAATGATCTGAAATTTATTGTAATATTTTCATCCATAACCGCGCGTTCAGGTAATATTGGTCAGGCTGATTATGCTGTTGCAAATGAGGTTTTAAACAAGATGGCTCAACAGGAGTCTCTTGCACGTCCGGAATGCAGAACAGTCTCCATAAACTGGGGCCCCTGGGACGGCGGCATGGTAACCGAAGCATTGAAAAGGGAGTTTGCAGGGAAGGGGATAGCTTTGATACCTGTTGATAAAGGCGCAGAAAAGATGATTCGTGAGTTGTCCCTGGATCCGGACAGCCATGCTGAAGTGGTAATAGGGGCGGACTTTATCCCGGAACAGGATAATTCAGATGATATGGAAGAACTCTCCCTGACCTTCAAACAAGAGGTTGATGTGCAAAAATTTCCTGTTTTACAGTCACATATGCTTGACGGTAAAGCTGTGGTTCCATTTGCTCTTATGGCCGAATGGTTCGGCCATGGAGCCCTTCACGCGAATCCCGGTCTTTTTCTCCATGGGCTTGATGACATGAGGCTTTTGAATGGGATAAAGCTTGAAAATGATACGAAGATGATACGCCTGATGACAGGGAGTCTACACAAAAACGGCACAATGTTCGAGTTGGATGTTGAACTTAAGGACGGCATTAAGGAGAACGGCAAAGATCTTGTTCATTCCAGGGCCAGGGCTATATTAACATCCGGTTCCGTCCATCCCCCGGTTTACGTAAAGCCTGAGCGGAATGGGGAAAGAGACTATAATCGAACAATTGATGATGTGTACGAACAAGTGCTGTTTCATGGTGAAAAACTCCATGGTATCAAGAAGATAGTCAGCATTTCTTCTTCGGGAATTGTGGCAGAGGTTGCTTCCGCTCCGGCCCCTTCGGACTGGATGATAAAACCGCTGAGGAGCAGATGGATTGCGGATCCCCTTGTGCTTGATTCAGCCTTTCAGGTGGCAACCCTTTGGTGTTATGAGGAACAAGGAGTTGTCTCTTTGCCGAGTTATGCAGCATCTTATCGCCAATATCGAAAGAGTTTTCCTTCGGATGATGTAACAGTCATTCTTAAGGTAAACGATGTTACCGGCCGCAAGATGACCGGAGACTTTACATTTATAGATTCAAAAGAAGAAGTGATTGCAACATTAACAGGATACGAATCCATTATGGATGTTTCACTTTACAAGTCTTTCAAGCCACAGTATGCATCCGGAAAATAA